A genomic stretch from Schaalia odontolytica includes:
- the gatC gene encoding Asp-tRNA(Asn)/Glu-tRNA(Gln) amidotransferase subunit GatC encodes MSRISTDEVARVAGLAHIALTDEEITRFAGELDAIADTVSKVSEVATPEVPATSHPIPLTNVWREDEIGQTVDRDEVLAAAPAAQDGMFLVPQILGED; translated from the coding sequence ATGTCACGCATTAGTACTGACGAGGTCGCCCGCGTTGCGGGCCTGGCCCACATCGCATTGACCGACGAGGAGATCACGCGTTTCGCGGGTGAGCTCGACGCGATCGCAGACACCGTTTCTAAGGTGTCCGAGGTCGCGACCCCCGAGGTTCCCGCCACGTCCCACCCGATTCCGCTGACCAACGTGTGGCGCGAAGACGAGATTGGACAGACCGTGGACCGCGACGAGGTGCTCGCTGCGGCACCCGCCGCCCAGGACGGTATGTTCCTGGTTCCGCAGATTCTGGGGGAGGACTGA
- a CDS encoding phospholipase D-like domain-containing protein, with protein sequence MAFSQRRQLTRQTWSIVKKAGIALVAAQAAAVVTVHAIDRMRTARIPGGVHGFPTLPPTDTVIGDTVARTYTEGTSLYEDMLEAIDDAQHHIYFETFIWRSDRWGQRFKEALIAAATRGVEVFCVWDGFGVLNQDPRFYTFPSMPNLHVRRFPTLRSGFFTLNIRRTGQDHRKILVVDGEVGFVGGYNIGDPFANEWRDTHVRITGEAVWELENGFVDFWNHFRPKTCPELPDQGARAWSAHVTAQFNLPHNLLYPIRGMYIDAIERATERVLITTAYFIPDREVLASLIAAARRGVRVQVLIPEYSNHILADWVARPYYGELLREGVEIWLYRHAMVHSKTMTVDGRWSTIGTANIDRLSMRGNYEVCLQFFSRPLAARMEEIFANDLTTARRLTIDEWEKRSMLTRVGEMLLGPFEPLV encoded by the coding sequence ATGGCCTTTTCACAGCGACGCCAACTCACCAGGCAGACGTGGTCGATCGTCAAAAAAGCGGGAATTGCGCTGGTCGCCGCCCAGGCGGCCGCAGTCGTGACCGTTCACGCGATCGACCGCATGCGCACCGCCCGCATCCCCGGCGGCGTGCACGGTTTCCCAACTCTGCCTCCCACCGACACCGTCATCGGCGACACGGTGGCGCGCACCTACACGGAGGGCACCTCGCTGTACGAGGACATGCTCGAGGCCATCGACGACGCACAGCATCACATTTATTTCGAGACCTTTATCTGGCGTTCGGACCGATGGGGACAGCGCTTCAAGGAGGCTCTCATTGCCGCAGCCACGCGCGGCGTCGAAGTCTTCTGCGTGTGGGACGGGTTTGGCGTCCTCAACCAGGACCCGCGCTTCTACACATTCCCGTCGATGCCGAATCTGCACGTGCGCCGATTCCCGACGCTGCGATCGGGTTTCTTCACGTTGAATATTCGCCGCACAGGCCAGGATCACCGCAAGATCCTGGTCGTGGACGGCGAGGTCGGTTTCGTGGGCGGCTACAACATCGGGGACCCGTTTGCTAATGAGTGGCGCGACACGCACGTGCGCATCACGGGCGAGGCCGTGTGGGAGCTGGAAAACGGCTTCGTGGACTTCTGGAACCATTTCCGTCCCAAGACGTGTCCCGAGCTGCCCGATCAGGGAGCGCGGGCATGGAGCGCGCATGTCACGGCGCAGTTCAACCTGCCCCACAACCTGCTCTACCCCATCCGCGGCATGTACATCGACGCGATCGAGCGTGCGACGGAACGCGTGCTCATCACGACGGCGTACTTCATCCCGGACCGCGAGGTTCTGGCGTCACTGATCGCCGCGGCGCGCCGGGGCGTGCGCGTGCAGGTGCTCATCCCCGAGTATTCCAACCACATTTTGGCGGACTGGGTGGCGCGTCCCTACTACGGCGAGCTGCTGCGCGAGGGCGTGGAGATCTGGCTGTATCGCCACGCCATGGTCCACTCCAAGACGATGACGGTGGACGGGCGCTGGTCGACGATCGGCACGGCGAACATCGACCGTCTGTCGATGCGCGGCAACTACGAGGTGTGCCTGCAGTTCTTCTCGCGACCGCTCGCCGCGCGCATGGAGGAGATCTTCGCGAACGACCTCACGACTGCCCGTCGGCTGACGATCGACGAGTGGGAGAAGCGCTCGATGCTCACCCGCGTCGGCGAGATGCTCCTGGGCCCCTTCGAGCCACTCGTCTGA
- a CDS encoding WhiB family transcriptional regulator — protein sequence MDWRSKAACLTVDPELFFPIGNTGPAIMQVAEAKAVCRSCSVVGVCLQWAIDNNQDAGVWGGLSEEERRALKRRAARARRAGC from the coding sequence ATGGATTGGCGCAGTAAGGCGGCATGCCTGACAGTTGACCCGGAACTCTTCTTTCCTATCGGTAATACGGGTCCGGCGATCATGCAGGTCGCCGAGGCAAAAGCCGTGTGCCGCAGTTGCTCCGTCGTCGGCGTGTGCCTCCAGTGGGCCATCGACAATAACCAGGATGCCGGCGTGTGGGGCGGCTTGAGCGAAGAAGAGCGCCGCGCCCTCAAACGCCGCGCCGCACGCGCACGGCGCGCCGGCTGCTAA
- the ligA gene encoding NAD-dependent DNA ligase LigA, protein MDPMADSTFETARDRYNDLVDRINEARAAYYDRDSPTLADADYDRMYREVEEIEERYPQLRGADSPTMSVGGGVDSGFAEVRHLAQMMSLDDVFSLEELAGWETRMAEATGISDLEMTTEVKVDGLSINLLYENGRLMRAATRGDGYVGEDVTANARTIASIPQKLKGNVPARVEVRGEVYFPIADFAAFNEARVEAGEKTFVNARNAAAGSLRQKDPAETAKRPLAMVAHGIGFVEAGETFTEPTTQMGWYEQLRDWGLPVSPHTRVLTGREAIEERIAELGEKRHDLEHEIDGVVVKINDLDLQRSLGSTSRTPRWAAAYKFPPEEVHTRLLDIRVQVGRTGRVTPYGVMESVLVAGSNVARATLHNAQEVARKGVLIGDLVVLRKAGDVIPEIVAPVEDARNGSERAFVMPTQCPSCGTGLVQEKEGDVDLRCPNKGACPAQITERLAHVGARSALDVEGLGDESALAMTQPENNRDEVAAALVAGHSVTLEDGTVLTLEGGRELPHGEQITRAEELLPAPQEPALRTEAALFDLRAEDLRDVMVWKPVKKKGEDTGDWKQVRYFWTKAYKPRKLRGQTVFEPIEPAASKGTEKMLAELEKAKSQPLVRVLVALSIRHVGPTAARALAEKFRSMDALREASIEELSAVEGVGEEIGRSLLEWFTVDWHRDVLEAWARAGVRMADEAPEPASDVLAGLTIVVSGAMPGYDREGAKEAITSRGGKAAGSVSKKTSLVVAGPGAGSKAAKAEALGVPVITEQQFADLLEGGLAGVGL, encoded by the coding sequence ATGGACCCCATGGCTGACTCCACGTTCGAGACCGCACGCGACCGCTACAACGACCTCGTTGACCGCATCAACGAGGCCCGCGCCGCCTACTACGACCGTGATTCGCCGACCCTTGCGGACGCTGACTACGATCGCATGTACCGCGAGGTCGAGGAGATTGAGGAGCGCTACCCGCAGCTGCGCGGAGCCGACTCGCCCACGATGAGCGTGGGCGGTGGCGTGGACTCCGGCTTTGCCGAGGTCCGCCACCTCGCCCAGATGATGTCGCTCGACGACGTGTTCTCCCTTGAGGAACTCGCAGGGTGGGAGACCCGGATGGCCGAGGCCACCGGCATCTCTGACCTGGAGATGACGACCGAGGTGAAGGTCGATGGCCTCTCCATCAACCTCCTCTACGAGAACGGCCGCCTCATGCGCGCCGCCACCCGAGGAGACGGCTACGTCGGCGAAGACGTGACCGCCAACGCGCGCACGATCGCCTCGATCCCGCAAAAGCTCAAAGGAAACGTGCCCGCCCGCGTCGAGGTGCGAGGCGAGGTCTACTTCCCGATCGCCGACTTCGCCGCCTTCAACGAGGCCCGGGTCGAGGCCGGGGAAAAGACTTTCGTCAACGCGCGCAACGCCGCCGCCGGCTCCCTGCGCCAGAAGGACCCGGCCGAGACCGCCAAGCGCCCCCTCGCGATGGTTGCCCATGGCATCGGCTTCGTCGAGGCAGGGGAGACGTTCACCGAGCCGACCACCCAGATGGGCTGGTACGAGCAGCTGCGCGACTGGGGCCTGCCCGTCTCGCCCCACACCCGAGTGCTGACGGGACGGGAGGCCATCGAAGAGCGCATTGCTGAGCTTGGAGAAAAGCGCCACGATCTTGAACACGAAATCGACGGCGTCGTCGTCAAGATCAATGACCTGGACCTCCAGCGTTCCCTCGGCTCGACCTCGCGCACGCCCCGCTGGGCGGCCGCCTACAAGTTCCCGCCCGAAGAGGTTCACACGCGCCTGCTCGACATCCGCGTCCAGGTGGGGCGCACCGGCCGCGTCACTCCCTACGGTGTCATGGAATCCGTGCTTGTCGCGGGCTCGAACGTCGCGCGCGCGACCTTGCACAACGCCCAGGAGGTCGCCCGCAAGGGCGTCCTCATCGGCGACCTCGTCGTCCTGCGCAAGGCGGGCGACGTCATCCCCGAGATCGTTGCCCCCGTCGAGGACGCGCGCAACGGGTCTGAGCGCGCGTTCGTGATGCCCACGCAGTGCCCCTCCTGCGGGACTGGGCTCGTCCAGGAGAAGGAAGGCGACGTCGACCTGCGCTGCCCGAACAAGGGTGCCTGCCCCGCGCAGATCACCGAGCGCCTCGCCCACGTGGGCGCGAGAAGCGCCCTGGATGTCGAGGGCCTCGGTGACGAATCCGCCCTGGCCATGACCCAACCCGAGAACAACCGCGACGAGGTGGCGGCCGCCCTGGTCGCGGGCCACAGCGTCACCCTGGAGGACGGTACCGTCCTCACCCTCGAGGGCGGCCGTGAGCTGCCCCACGGCGAGCAGATTACCCGCGCCGAGGAGCTCCTGCCCGCCCCGCAGGAACCCGCCCTGCGCACCGAGGCCGCGCTCTTCGACCTGCGCGCCGAGGACCTGCGCGACGTCATGGTGTGGAAGCCCGTCAAGAAGAAGGGTGAGGACACCGGGGACTGGAAGCAGGTTCGCTACTTCTGGACCAAGGCCTACAAGCCCCGAAAGCTGCGCGGACAGACGGTGTTTGAGCCCATCGAACCAGCCGCCTCCAAGGGGACCGAGAAGATGCTCGCAGAGCTGGAGAAAGCGAAGAGCCAACCCCTCGTGCGCGTCCTGGTCGCCCTGTCCATCCGCCACGTTGGGCCGACGGCGGCCCGCGCACTCGCAGAGAAATTCCGCTCGATGGACGCCCTGCGCGAAGCATCGATCGAGGAGCTCTCCGCCGTTGAGGGCGTGGGAGAGGAGATCGGCCGCTCCCTGCTTGAGTGGTTCACGGTCGACTGGCACCGCGACGTGCTGGAGGCGTGGGCGCGCGCGGGCGTGCGCATGGCCGACGAGGCCCCCGAACCCGCCTCGGACGTGCTCGCCGGGCTCACGATCGTCGTCTCGGGAGCCATGCCGGGCTACGACCGCGAGGGTGCCAAGGAGGCGATCACCTCGCGCGGCGGCAAGGCGGCGGGCTCGGTCTCGAAGAAGACCTCGCTCGTGGTCGCTGGCCCGGGCGCGGGTTCCAAGGCCGCCAAGGCCGAAGCCCTGGGCGTCCCCGTCATCACCGAGCAGCAATTCGCCGATCTCCTCGAGGGAGGCCTGGCGGGAGTCGGCCTGTGA
- a CDS encoding FtsK/SpoIIIE domain-containing protein produces the protein MKESRCLARSALRTDLHLACVEGPDVGIALAPGTVGRAGEVPLSCASVAREHAFLSTSGGRAFLDSAPGSPPFQAHTRLFGWRTQRTRRALKPGSRLRLGDDIFEVRPRPLRLTWPEVERRGRGTLTGASLLRGAPLVSLIVMAGFMVWRLQVAANAPRVLAGVSAAVLALVCAVAILLYCRSRRRRRGWDGAALALVLAGLPDSGPAPRLIRASVWPGRATTTRRRILLSTATDEPGQCATLGVAGSHASQCALWCAGQVAAQVGGARVWWNSSAPVLLGHAGVDIHVSAGDDCPHCARGSESDRPTVHIGYASTVARLPPWCAQVCVTEDLPVASQWWWTVTRADGDDALPSQVDWNPDRSRGSSGVLSVRIGMSPSGPVELDLVSDGPHALVAGCTGSGKSEALIGWLAAIAHCYPPDKVRFVLIDYKGGSTFARLRGLPHTHALLTDLDPGATTRALEGIAAELQRREEQLSALAFPDLATWECAHEDAPSAVPPAPARLVVAIDEFRFLAQTHPDSMEILLRLAAQGRSLGLHLIAATQRPSGAVNAQMRANMDIRLALRCVSAADSTDILGDTRASVLPRIPGRAVLDGTGIIQLAYMKDIASVVSHCARTWPHDSVPELWAPALPEAITWDEVDAACPSAEAGADPRSGGPLLNGQTLTLGLVEGIDKHAPALWDGGSIQIQASAHEAALASRWALSIATRIASARDCPLHVIGEEDVPGCASHLRAEDASAIDLLEGIREHGPGVLAITDVPTLRNALTRSLSAPQAETLWTTLLGAARRSDVTIVAAYAGRFTASSATMGAFSTRLVRARDADEALHAGISPTDLRTLTAGQALLARPGEPTVLACVPDTPCDLGMQSERTANAWHIPDPRRSLELVSKAAAPALIGPTYDEPRWDQPLPWIIIGARDDATVIEALHAYLGWEKPTIADVIPASAWARIARWDDHRVLAMNPTNNVIRALIQHCRTSPLSALARRWSPACGVICDGDSLTSIQLTERLFNT, from the coding sequence ATGAAGGAATCCAGATGCCTCGCCAGATCTGCCCTTCGCACCGACCTGCATCTGGCGTGCGTGGAGGGCCCCGACGTCGGTATCGCGCTCGCACCCGGCACAGTGGGACGGGCGGGAGAGGTTCCCCTGTCGTGCGCGAGCGTGGCACGCGAGCACGCCTTCCTCTCCACGAGCGGTGGCCGGGCCTTCCTCGACTCAGCGCCGGGTTCCCCACCGTTTCAAGCGCACACTCGGCTGTTTGGGTGGAGGACCCAGCGCACGCGACGGGCGCTGAAGCCGGGGAGCCGCCTACGCCTCGGCGACGACATCTTTGAGGTCCGCCCACGCCCGCTACGCCTCACATGGCCGGAGGTCGAGCGACGAGGCCGGGGCACGTTGACGGGCGCGTCCCTCCTGAGGGGAGCTCCCCTGGTATCCCTCATCGTGATGGCCGGCTTCATGGTGTGGCGTCTACAGGTGGCCGCGAACGCTCCACGGGTGTTGGCAGGTGTTAGCGCGGCGGTCCTCGCCCTTGTGTGCGCGGTGGCGATCCTGCTGTATTGCCGTTCTCGTCGGCGGCGGAGGGGATGGGACGGGGCGGCGCTCGCCCTGGTGCTCGCTGGCCTACCCGACTCCGGTCCCGCGCCGCGTCTCATCCGGGCCAGCGTGTGGCCCGGACGGGCAACTACCACTCGCAGACGCATCCTACTGTCCACGGCGACGGACGAGCCGGGGCAGTGCGCAACACTCGGTGTCGCGGGCTCCCACGCCTCGCAGTGCGCGCTATGGTGCGCGGGTCAGGTTGCCGCGCAGGTGGGAGGGGCACGAGTGTGGTGGAACAGCTCGGCACCCGTCCTACTCGGGCATGCGGGCGTGGACATCCACGTGAGCGCAGGCGATGATTGCCCGCACTGCGCGCGCGGCTCCGAGAGTGACAGGCCAACCGTGCACATTGGGTACGCTTCCACCGTCGCGCGCCTGCCGCCATGGTGCGCGCAGGTGTGCGTCACCGAGGATCTGCCGGTGGCTTCCCAGTGGTGGTGGACAGTCACACGCGCCGACGGAGACGACGCTCTCCCCTCTCAGGTGGACTGGAATCCCGATCGCTCGCGGGGCTCCTCCGGTGTCCTGAGCGTCCGAATCGGGATGTCGCCATCCGGTCCGGTGGAGCTGGACCTGGTCTCGGACGGCCCACACGCCCTCGTCGCCGGGTGCACGGGTTCCGGAAAATCTGAGGCTCTGATCGGCTGGCTCGCCGCGATCGCGCACTGTTACCCCCCGGATAAGGTCCGCTTCGTCCTCATCGACTACAAGGGCGGATCGACGTTCGCACGACTGCGGGGGCTCCCCCACACGCACGCCCTCCTAACTGACCTGGATCCCGGGGCGACCACGCGTGCACTCGAGGGGATCGCTGCCGAACTGCAGCGCCGAGAGGAGCAGTTGAGCGCACTCGCATTCCCCGACCTTGCCACGTGGGAGTGCGCCCACGAGGACGCCCCGTCCGCCGTCCCACCTGCCCCGGCACGGCTCGTGGTCGCCATTGACGAGTTCCGTTTCCTCGCGCAGACGCACCCCGACTCGATGGAGATCCTGCTCCGGCTCGCCGCGCAAGGACGCAGCCTGGGTCTGCATCTCATCGCCGCGACGCAGCGCCCCTCCGGGGCAGTGAACGCACAGATGCGAGCCAACATGGACATTCGCCTCGCCCTGCGTTGCGTGAGCGCCGCCGACTCGACCGACATCCTGGGGGACACACGCGCTTCCGTACTGCCGCGTATACCGGGGCGAGCCGTCCTCGACGGCACCGGCATCATCCAGCTGGCCTACATGAAGGACATCGCCTCCGTCGTCTCCCACTGCGCTCGCACATGGCCGCACGATAGCGTCCCAGAGCTATGGGCTCCTGCGCTTCCCGAGGCCATCACGTGGGATGAGGTCGATGCGGCTTGCCCATCGGCGGAGGCAGGGGCGGATCCGCGCTCCGGTGGACCGCTGCTCAACGGGCAGACTCTCACCCTTGGCCTCGTCGAGGGGATCGACAAGCATGCTCCCGCCCTCTGGGACGGGGGAAGCATCCAGATTCAGGCCAGCGCGCACGAGGCAGCACTCGCCTCTCGCTGGGCTCTCTCCATCGCGACGCGCATCGCGAGCGCACGCGACTGCCCTCTCCACGTGATCGGTGAGGAGGATGTACCCGGTTGTGCGTCGCATCTGCGCGCCGAGGATGCTTCCGCGATTGACCTGCTCGAAGGGATCCGCGAACACGGTCCCGGCGTCCTCGCAATCACCGACGTTCCCACGCTGCGTAACGCGCTCACCCGGTCACTGTCGGCCCCGCAAGCGGAAACCCTCTGGACGACCCTGCTGGGCGCGGCACGGCGCTCGGACGTCACGATCGTCGCCGCCTACGCGGGCCGCTTCACCGCCTCGAGTGCCACGATGGGAGCCTTCTCGACACGTCTCGTCCGCGCGCGCGACGCGGACGAAGCCCTCCACGCCGGCATCTCCCCCACCGATCTGCGCACGCTGACTGCCGGGCAGGCGCTGCTTGCTCGCCCCGGAGAACCTACTGTCCTCGCCTGCGTACCCGACACCCCGTGTGACCTGGGCATGCAAAGCGAACGAACGGCGAACGCATGGCACATTCCCGACCCGAGGAGATCCTTGGAACTGGTCAGCAAGGCGGCAGCTCCAGCCCTGATCGGCCCCACCTACGACGAGCCGCGATGGGATCAGCCGTTGCCGTGGATCATCATCGGCGCACGGGACGATGCGACCGTCATCGAGGCGCTGCATGCCTACCTCGGGTGGGAAAAGCCAACGATTGCTGACGTTATTCCTGCCAGCGCGTGGGCTCGTATCGCCAGATGGGACGATCACAGGGTCCTCGCGATGAACCCCACCAACAACGTTATTCGCGCGTTAATTCAACACTGCCGCACCTCCCCTCTCTCCGCTCTCGCGCGACGCTGGAGCCCTGCATGCGGAGTGATCTGCGATGGAGATAGCCTCACCAGCATCCAACTGACCGAACGGTTATTTAATACCTAA